Proteins encoded by one window of Candidatus Pelagibacter giovannonii:
- the ubiA gene encoding 4-hydroxybenzoate octaprenyltransferase, giving the protein MKNLNLFIELTRLKRPIGYILLFWPCAWGLTLAYDFSKSLNDYFFYLSLFFLGSVLMRSAGCIVNDISDKEFDKKVSRTKKRPIASNQVSVKLGIFYTLILCLLAFLVLINFNNLTILLALGSMPLAFTYPLMKRFTYWPQLFLGITFNYGLILGWTAIHGGINAVAIIFYLGAIFWTLGYDTIYGFQDIKDDEIIGVKSTSIKFKKKPKNFISTCYIFLIFSILIVGYLMNYNYFFYISLLITIAHLFFYQIKIFNSKKPSICLKVFKSNNLVGLLIFCNILIGKF; this is encoded by the coding sequence ATGAAAAATTTAAATCTTTTTATCGAACTAACAAGATTGAAAAGGCCTATTGGCTATATATTATTATTTTGGCCTTGTGCATGGGGACTGACTCTTGCTTATGATTTTTCAAAAAGCCTAAATGATTATTTCTTTTACTTATCATTATTTTTTTTAGGATCGGTTCTAATGCGTTCTGCAGGATGTATTGTGAATGATATTTCTGACAAAGAATTTGATAAAAAAGTTTCAAGAACAAAAAAAAGGCCTATTGCATCTAATCAAGTTTCAGTAAAATTAGGAATATTTTATACTTTGATTTTATGTCTACTTGCATTTTTGGTTTTAATTAATTTTAATAACTTAACAATCTTACTTGCCCTAGGATCTATGCCTCTAGCATTCACATATCCTTTAATGAAAAGATTTACTTATTGGCCTCAATTATTTTTAGGAATAACATTTAATTATGGTTTGATTTTAGGGTGGACAGCAATACATGGAGGAATAAATGCTGTTGCTATTATCTTTTATCTTGGAGCCATATTTTGGACACTAGGATACGACACAATATACGGATTTCAAGATATTAAAGATGACGAAATTATAGGTGTAAAATCAACTTCAATAAAATTTAAAAAAAAACCAAAAAACTTTATATCTACATGTTATATTTTTCTAATTTTCTCTATTTTAATTGTGGGCTATTTAATGAATTATAATTACTTTTTTTATATAAGCTTGTTAATAACAATTGCTCACTTATTTTTTTACCAAATTAAAATTTTTAATTCAAAAAAACCATCCATATGTTTGAAAGTTTTTAAAAGTAATAATTTAGTTGGTCTTCTTATTTTTTGTAATATTTTAATTGGAAAATTTTGA